The nucleotide sequence AGCGCTATCAAAAGAACAAAATCCCTGTTTCGTCTTGTACCAAGCCTTAAACTGCTTGTGAAAGCACTCAATGAGATTGTTGGTAATGTCGTCGGCAAAGCTGTGCACCCGAATATGACGCACATCTGCCAAAGACTTTATTGGCCCCTTGTAAGCGCTATACCGGTCTGTCACGATGGCTTGGGGTTTACCTGGTACTGATAGGGAATGAAACAAGGAAAAAGCTTGAGAACTGTCTCTGTGAGGGGAAAGGTGATAGCCCAGGACAAAGCGGGTTTCGCTATCGATGATAAACCATATGTAATGCTTCACTCCCGCAATTTTTACCACCGTCTCATCAGCATGCCACTCATCGGAAGAGAAATTAAGCAAGGGAATAAGCTCCAGGCTGATGGATTGAAACAGAGGGGCGAAGCGGGTGCACCAACTGCTAATGGTGGTGTGGGAGACTGGAATATTCATGACTGTGCGCAAAATCAGGGCAATATTACGAAATGAGTTTTTGCCGATGTAA is from Acetonema longum DSM 6540 and encodes:
- a CDS encoding IS6 family transposase codes for the protein MVKVYPFRCPKCNNDHSFYRYGKDTLGFQKYLCRECSHQFSPDAPPGRPRQRPYPSCPRCGKAMFLHHDKKHYANYRCCDKKCNHSIFTPKATAVSPASMSHLFGKTDFKRMRYPIQTILMALTLFYIGKNSFRNIALILRTVMNIPVSHTTISSWCTRFAPLFQSISLELIPLLNFSSDEWHADETVVKIAGVKHYIWFIIDSETRFVLGYHLSPHRDSSQAFSLFHSLSVPGKPQAIVTDRYSAYKGPIKSLADVRHIRVHSFADDITNNLIECFHKQFKAWYKTKQGFCSFDSANNLIAFFVFFFNFVRPHSALNGLTPAHVAGLHLSPKRKRELFLVA